A genomic segment from Orientia tsutsugamushi str. Boryong encodes:
- a CDS encoding sensor histidine kinase, translating into MKEKNKTINQWIVQIPPIPVMLLNGERENIDEYMEIITKLRKAKYQVEVAESLKEYCVNLIQNIKYRFNIATSEIVRLASDIMLNDSKNKDKLETILNRAANLQRYCNDVVYTLRSEIENENLCLKKFSIQKLVKDAVRRLEDIAKEKDIKINYNFQYKMKDIVIGNSDHLQAILSQLIGSTIRFNHSCKVIITVHLFTIKNYIKSDNILQFRIHDKGSGISKKKLGDIKAKIADFELVRDYPQMLESGLWFVNYLVNQLNGEMEIESEKDKFTTITCNIPVQLF; encoded by the coding sequence ATGAAAGAAAAGAATAAAACAATTAACCAATGGATAGTACAGATACCTCCAATACCAGTTATGTTGCTGAATGGAGAGAGGGAGAATATCGATGAATATATGGAGATAATAACAAAGTTAAGAAAAGCTAAGTATCAGGTCGAGGTAGCTGAATCATTGAAAGAATATTGTGTGAATCTGATACAGAATATCAAATATAGATTTAATATTGCAACTAGCGAAATTGTAAGGCTAGCAAGCGATATCATGTTAAATGATTCAAAAAATAAAGATAAGCTGGAAACAATATTAAATCGAGCAGCAAATCTCCAAAGGTACTGTAACGATGTAGTTTACACGCTTAGAAGCGAAATTGAGAATGAAAATTTATGTTTAAAAAAATTTAGCATACAAAAGCTAGTAAAGGATGCCGTCAGGAGACTAGAAGACATTGCAAAAGAGAAAGATATAAAAATCAATTACAATTTTCAGTACAAAATGAAGGATATTGTGATTGGAAATAGTGATCACTTACAAGCTATATTAAGTCAATTAATAGGCAGCACGATTAGATTTAATCACAGCTGCAAGGTTATAATTACAGTTCATTTGTTTACTATAAAAAATTATATAAAAAGCGATAACATACTACAATTTAGAATACACGATAAAGGAAGCGGTATTTCAAAGAAAAAATTAGGAGATATAAAAGCAAAAATAGCTGATTTTGAGTTGGTACGAGACTATCCACAAATGCTGGAATCAGGATTATGGTTTGTAAATTACCTTGTTAATCAACTTAATGGAGAAATGGAAATAGAAAGCGAAAAAGACAAGTTTACAACCATTACTTGCAATATTCCAGTACAACTTTTTTAA
- a CDS encoding HD domain-containing protein: protein MIDFYSESLLNKLFRINVRFNAEIDLDKVERAIFYAKKYHDKQLRDTGEPYYMHPLEVAYMVADYSFETDTIITAILHDTLEDTTLTKEKIVKVFGKKIAEQVSELTRIKDNKKISSREMIQTFYSQNKTELLLIKLFDRFHNIQTISIKPYEKRQKIVIETQQEFIPLAEYLNLPEIRERLSEYCKLNAS from the coding sequence ATGATAGACTTTTATAGCGAGAGCTTACTAAATAAGCTGTTTAGAATCAACGTAAGATTTAACGCTGAAATTGATCTTGATAAAGTTGAAAGAGCAATATTTTACGCTAAAAAATATCATGACAAACAACTTCGAGATACAGGAGAGCCATATTATATGCATCCATTAGAGGTAGCTTATATGGTAGCAGACTACAGTTTTGAAACAGATACGATTATTACAGCAATACTACATGATACCCTCGAAGACACAACACTAACTAAAGAAAAGATTGTTAAGGTATTTGGTAAAAAAATTGCAGAACAGGTTTCAGAACTCACAAGGATTAAGGATAATAAAAAAATCAGTTCTAGAGAAATGATTCAAACATTTTATAGCCAAAATAAAACAGAACTATTATTAATTAAGCTTTTCGACCGATTCCATAATATTCAGACTATATCAATAAAACCTTATGAAAAAAGACAAAAAATCGTCATTGAAACTCAGCAAGAATTTATACCTCTTGCTGAATACCTTAATCTACCAGAGATTAGAGAACGCTTAAGCGAATATTGCAAACTTAATGCTAGCTAG
- a CDS encoding conjugal transfer protein TraD translates to MANLMQQKITLQQKKAKLIMDEVNLKIKERKMRTRRLIEMGGLVAKAKLDHLSANTLFGAIVSLKETLTQHPNVQNHWTTIGKDIFDKEQQNKAAVILKFSSEPDENTKLHIRLHGLKWNSFHQEWCGNVKDIEALKNGLLNVQYNLELVS, encoded by the coding sequence ATGGCAAATCTTATGCAGCAAAAAATTACTCTCCAACAAAAAAAGGCTAAGCTAATCATGGATGAGGTTAACCTTAAAATTAAAGAACGTAAAATGCGTACTCGACGTCTTATCGAAATGGGTGGATTAGTTGCTAAGGCTAAGCTTGATCACTTATCAGCAAATACTTTATTTGGTGCAATTGTTTCACTAAAAGAAACTTTAACACAACATCCAAATGTTCAGAATCATTGGACTACAATCGGTAAAGATATTTTTGATAAAGAACAGCAAAATAAAGCTGCCGTGATTTTAAAATTTTCCTCTGAACCAGACGAAAACACTAAGCTCCACATTCGCCTTCATGGCTTAAAATGGAATAGCTTTCACCAAGAATGGTGCGGCAATGTTAAGGATATTGAGGCCTTAAAGAATGGCCTTCTTAATGTTCAATATAATCTAGAATTGGTATCCTGA
- a CDS encoding toprim domain-containing protein, whose protein sequence is MAPHDSPITIITEGVETALSLKQAGINGKIIAAIGIHNFKNYQPFEGENIIIAADNDGQNSITMNTVDKAKKTLENSGAKVLKVMPTQEGDFNDLLQIHGAEAIRQIIIPEIAKLIKLNEIQNKSSEIPNQSDVKELYAKSLPLYDYNKKEKANAEVTTVNKFLENHTEIYSSKIFDNPNLRANMVFDEETQKSWPALTIFVKNDKDEITGAKILALNSKTCNKADAAENSVGTISGSFVEIAQQNSDYSSITILTENIETALSIKHAGVEGKILCAIEAQNLQNYNPASKEKIILAVKNDVNTEKAEKVLEDKEAVVCTVKNDFNNVLKTQGLYAVRNIISPEIRKLNEKNKSIQTNIQPRLCLKH, encoded by the coding sequence TTGGCACCACATGATTCGCCTATAACAATTATAACAGAAGGCGTTGAAACAGCTTTAAGTCTAAAACAAGCAGGAATTAATGGAAAAATTATCGCTGCTATTGGCATACATAATTTCAAGAACTATCAACCATTTGAAGGAGAAAACATAATCATAGCGGCAGATAATGATGGACAAAATTCTATAACAATGAATACTGTTGATAAAGCGAAAAAAACACTCGAAAATAGTGGAGCAAAGGTGTTAAAAGTGATGCCAACACAAGAAGGTGATTTCAACGACCTATTACAAATTCATGGGGCTGAAGCTATTAGACAGATTATAATACCTGAAATTGCCAAACTTATTAAATTGAACGAAATACAAAATAAATCATCTGAAATACCTAATCAAAGTGACGTTAAAGAATTATATGCAAAATCTTTGCCCCTATACGACTATAACAAAAAGGAAAAAGCTAATGCGGAAGTAACAACAGTCAACAAATTTTTAGAAAATCATACAGAAATTTATAGTTCAAAAATCTTTGACAATCCTAATTTAAGAGCAAATATGGTTTTTGATGAAGAGACTCAAAAATCCTGGCCTGCACTCACTATTTTTGTTAAAAATGACAAAGATGAAATTACTGGAGCTAAGATATTAGCCTTGAATTCAAAAACATGTAATAAAGCGGATGCAGCTGAAAATTCTGTTGGTACAATTAGTGGATCATTTGTTGAAATTGCTCAACAAAATTCAGACTACTCTTCTATAACAATTCTTACAGAGAATATTGAAACTGCTCTAAGCATTAAACATGCTGGAGTCGAAGGAAAAATCTTATGTGCCATTGAAGCCCAAAATTTGCAAAACTATAATCCTGCCTCAAAAGAAAAGATCATTCTAGCAGTTAAAAATGACGTAAATACTGAAAAAGCTGAAAAAGTTCTAGAGGATAAGGAAGCAGTAGTCTGTACAGTCAAAAATGACTTCAATAATGTATTAAAAACTCAAGGATTATATGCTGTTAGAAATATTATCAGCCCTGAAATAAGAAAACTTAATGAAAAGAATAAATCCATACAAACTAATATACAACCAAGATTATGTCTGAAACACTAG
- a CDS encoding Rpn family recombination-promoting nuclease/putative transposase, whose protein sequence is MTKKLKHDSLAKTIMSDPVAAQEFLEYYLPSDFKSLIDLSKIKVEQESYIEESLKKYSDIVYKVATKKHGNAFIYILIEAQSTVDYWTALRLWRYTLLLCERHKKEKTKLPLVYNLVIYNGKEVYNAPRNLWDLFTDSMIAKQLMTSDYQLVDLQSMSNDEIIRKKHIGMLEYMLKHIHQRDMLKLWQEFLINFKHVLILDKEKGYVYLRSFLWYTDTKLLENQQPELEQILAKYLSEEEKGNIMRTIAAKYIDEGIAKGRAEAAQGLARNLLKAGFSVEFIAENTGLSNEEVVNLKVSMDNS, encoded by the coding sequence ATGACAAAAAAATTAAAGCATGATTCATTGGCAAAGACAATCATGAGCGATCCAGTGGCTGCACAAGAATTTCTAGAGTATTATTTACCAAGTGATTTCAAGAGTTTAATAGATTTATCAAAAATAAAAGTAGAGCAAGAAAGTTATATAGAAGAATCGTTAAAAAAATATAGCGATATCGTCTATAAAGTTGCAACCAAAAAGCATGGCAATGCTTTTATTTATATATTAATTGAAGCTCAATCAACCGTTGATTATTGGACAGCTCTGCGGTTATGGAGATACACATTGTTATTGTGCGAAAGGCATAAGAAAGAAAAAACTAAATTACCATTAGTGTATAATTTAGTGATCTATAACGGCAAAGAAGTCTACAACGCACCTAGAAATTTGTGGGATTTATTTACCGATTCAATGATAGCTAAGCAATTAATGACCTCTGACTATCAATTAGTCGATTTGCAAAGTATGTCGAATGATGAAATTATTAGGAAAAAGCATATCGGAATGCTCGAATATATGCTAAAACACATTCATCAACGAGATATGTTAAAGCTTTGGCAAGAGTTTCTAATAAACTTCAAACATGTTTTAATACTTGATAAAGAAAAAGGTTATGTTTACCTAAGATCATTTTTATGGTATACTGATACTAAATTACTAGAGAATCAGCAACCAGAATTAGAGCAGATTCTGGCTAAGTATTTATCTGAAGAAGAAAAAGGTAATATTATGAGAACTATTGCTGCAAAATATATTGATGAAGGCATAGCTAAAGGCAGAGCTGAAGCTGCACAAGGGCTTGCAAGGAACTTATTAAAAGCTGGCTTTTCAGTTGAATTTATTGCTGAAAATACTGGGTTATCAAACGAAGAAGTGGTTAATTTAAAAGTTAGCATGGATAATTCTTGA
- a CDS encoding tetratricopeptide repeat protein has protein sequence MERHNNKGASLARLGQYEDAMENFDIAIKYRSDNPEAYYNKGIALMNLGYIQNAIENYDIAIKYRPDYAEAYINKGLTLAFLGQLQNAIEHFDLAIKYDPSCVKSYCNKGYILSLLNRYSEAIESCNIAIKYDPNCADIYYNKGMILEKLGKHQKAIENFDIAIAIKYKPNFAENYLEKGISLVSLGQYSKAKENFNLAIKYNPNIIAEYEAMFKKLTELENFTGVKEYEQKLQILKKYS, from the coding sequence AAGATGCAATGGAAAATTTTGATATTGCTATTAAGTACAGATCAGATAATCCAGAAGCTTATTATAACAAAGGCATAGCGTTAATGAATTTAGGATACATTCAAAATGCAATCGAAAACTATGATATAGCTATTAAATATAGACCAGATTATGCAGAAGCTTATATTAATAAAGGTTTAACTTTAGCATTTTTAGGGCAATTGCAGAATGCAATAGAACATTTTGATTTAGCTATTAAATACGATCCTAGTTGTGTGAAATCATACTGTAATAAAGGGTATATATTAAGCTTATTGAATAGATATTCTGAAGCAATAGAAAGCTGTAACATAGCTATTAAATATGATCCAAATTGTGCGGATATTTATTATAATAAAGGAATGATTCTTGAGAAATTAGGTAAACACCAAAAAGCGATAGAAAATTTTGACATTGCTATCGCTATTAAGTACAAACCTAATTTTGCTGAAAACTATCTTGAAAAAGGAATTTCATTAGTAAGTTTAGGACAGTACTCAAAAGCTAAGGAGAATTTTAACTTAGCTATTAAATATAATCCTAATATCATTGCAGAATACGAAGCAATGTTTAAAAAGTTAACAGAATTAGAGAATTTTACTGGAGTAAAAGAGTATGAGCAAAAACTACAGATTTTGAAAAAATACTCTTGA